One window of Chryseobacterium sp. JJR-5R genomic DNA carries:
- a CDS encoding sigma-70 family RNA polymerase sigma factor, with protein MQQNSNLNWQKVYSNYSPKLLGICRRYIPDIYTAEDIVQDSFITAIQKDHQLNDEKALFAWLKKIVVNNALQHIRKQSRETFVTTEPSEIPDIPSEMEHHFPEEKNAFIYDFTNEELLSSIDHLPSHHKSVFNLFFIENYSHTEISDVLGITVNTSKSHLLRAKKSVQNYLLNHIVRADTPKKKTAQLLVIFGLGGLLWAQTFQSKFSDFTVQPSRTLQIPPDIKISPPSFSLSNPAWKKKTFIGGTALVIIISSVFLSNPGNAFFTRNHSADSLKLYQEKQPESNSSSSFEDGKSKGLIPADQMKDESLHHGSFAEDPQTDMLKTTTATVQKDIESGKNPGKTILKDSVKETPEKVIVVKKIIKRDTVFIER; from the coding sequence ATACAGCAATTATTCCCCGAAACTATTGGGGATCTGCCGCAGGTATATACCGGATATTTACACAGCGGAAGACATTGTGCAGGACAGTTTCATTACTGCCATACAGAAAGACCATCAGCTGAATGATGAGAAAGCACTCTTTGCCTGGCTGAAAAAAATTGTGGTGAATAACGCTTTACAGCACATCCGTAAACAGAGCAGAGAAACGTTTGTAACTACCGAACCCTCAGAAATCCCAGATATCCCTTCAGAAATGGAACATCATTTTCCGGAAGAAAAAAATGCCTTCATTTACGATTTTACCAATGAAGAACTGCTGTCTTCCATAGACCATCTTCCTTCCCATCATAAATCGGTTTTCAATCTGTTTTTTATTGAGAACTATTCCCATACGGAAATTTCTGATGTACTGGGAATTACGGTAAATACGTCTAAATCGCATCTTCTCAGGGCTAAAAAATCGGTCCAGAATTATTTGCTGAACCACATTGTCAGGGCTGATACCCCGAAAAAGAAAACGGCGCAGCTGCTGGTGATTTTCGGACTTGGCGGACTGCTCTGGGCACAGACCTTTCAAAGCAAATTTTCAGATTTCACGGTTCAGCCTTCCAGGACCCTGCAGATTCCCCCGGATATCAAAATATCTCCTCCTTCATTTTCCTTATCAAACCCGGCATGGAAAAAGAAGACCTTTATAGGAGGAACTGCCCTGGTGATTATCATTAGTTCGGTTTTTTTATCAAATCCCGGTAATGCTTTTTTCACAAGAAATCATTCAGCGGATTCTTTAAAGTTATATCAGGAAAAACAGCCTGAATCCAATTCCAGTTCATCTTTCGAAGACGGAAAAAGCAAAGGCCTGATCCCAGCAGACCAGATGAAAGATGAAAGCCTACATCACGGCAGTTTTGCAGAAGATCCACAAACAGACATGTTAAAAACCACTACTGCTACAGTACAAAAAGATATTGAGTCCGGAAAGAACCCCGGAAAAACAATCCTGAAAGACTCCGTAAAAGAAACACCGGAAAAAGTAATTGTGGTAAAGAAGATCATTAAAAGAGATACCGTCTTTATAGAAAGATAA